The DNA segment ACGATATCTTGTCTCGATCCTCATGGAATGACAGGAAGAATTTGTCTAAAGTCTCTACCTAATACaaccacttttcctccaaaGGGCAAATCTTTGCTATATGTTGGAGAACACGTCATGATACCACCCAAGCATTTATCAAGCGCTTCATAGCAGTACCTACTAACTATTGGAGCCTCATCCCAAATTATAAGTTTGGCTTTCAACAGCAACATTGCTTGAGGAGAACCAGATTTGATGTTACATACAGAATCCTTAGTTATATTCAGTGGTATTTTGAACCTTGAGTGTGCCGTTCTTCCATTGGAAAGAAGTAAAGATGTAATACTACTCGAAGCAACGTTTAACACTATATCACCCCTTGAGCGAATCTCAGTAGACATAAGGTTCCAGAGAATGTTTTTTCAGTACCCCCATGACCATACACAAAGAAAAAATCCCCTTCATCACAATACACAGCTGTAACAATTTTATCGAATGCATATGTCTGCTCAGGTGTTGCGATGGCTAACATGTCTGAGacatttttctttaaatcaTCCCTGTTAAAGTTTAGCTCTTCCCTAATAATCATTTCGATTAACAAAGAGCTATCAACTTCAGTTGCTAAAAGGCATAGGAGGATAGTCTTTCAAGGTTTTACCATAGGAATGTAAAATCTTGTCTATATCCATTAAGCACAACTGCTTAATCTCATCATCTGACATTGTTAACTTTGCATATTATACGatactataaaaattcaatcaaactAAAAATGATCAATAAAGAAGAACTTTTATcattgtaattaataaaaactcACCCCTCATGTTCATCATGGCTCTCTGTTGATACAAAATATCATCTGAGAGTTCATGCCAACATCTATCCCAGACATGTTCTGGTCTTGAGATAATGTTGGATGTTAATAGAATGACAAATAACCTCCTAACATATGATCCTGAGGCCCATGAGCTTGCTTCCTTAATTGCAATAATGAATTCTTTGTCATCTTGCAAGAGTCCAAGGGCGAAGCATGCATCTCTATACGTAGCATAAATTGTTCCTCATACTGTTCTTATATCTCGAAAACTCATACATCCTCTTTGAGTATTCAAGAGAAGTCGTTGGTAATATTCTTCGGTATTTGCTGCAAAAAACTTGGTTAAAATCCCACTTTTAAGTTGTTAAATGGATTAAGCTAtgctattttaattattatgtagCTACACATCCGCATAAGAATAATTTtcctaaaaaatatagaaaaataaaaaaattgtataatctACATATTATAACTGTTGAAAGTTATCTGAacatttattttctattgtaGATAAATCGAATAAAATAGACATGGGGTACAGGCtgttaagattttaaatttaaatcattaaATAAGTAAGatcaaaattgaatataaactCGTCGTTACCTGCAGGTACATGAGTCAACCTTCCAATTGCGAAGCCTTTCTTTCGAGGAAACCACTTTGAAGAATCGTCCTTCTAAACAAACTTGGTTGGAAACTTAGCATAAATCAGACTTCGAGCATAAGGATATGACATGTTTGCCGCCATCCATCCTAAAAACATAGACTTATGAGATATTGCTCTTTCGATGATATCATTCACATTAGAAGTTTCACCATAAACCACATGTTGTTCATCCTCCAAATGGAATGAAAGTCTAATCACAAACGGTTTTTTCTCTTGGATTTCATATCCAAATAGACGCCAGACTGCCTCACATGCCGAAATGTACCTACAATCGTAGTAATTCCTAATTTCGTCAACAACTTGTGTAGCTTTTGACGGATCACCAGCATTGTATAGAGTAGCTGTTACGCGGTCATTATCCTTGTGTACATACTTAAACAGTACTTAATAGAACTTGTTCGGCATGTGTATTCCACATTTATGTGGCACCCAAACTTGAGCAACAATTCTGGATTATACGGAATAATGAACTTATTGTCTATTACACATTCCCTTTTTTTCACTGTTCAACCGTTATCAGTACACCTATATTTGGGAAATTCGGCCTCATCAATGAGTGTTCGCTGTCTAAACTCTTTAGGATAGAACTTTGAACAGGATCCATTCTTCATGCAAGGTGAATTCTTGTTGTACGGACCACATGGACCATGTACCATGTAATTTTGAACAGCTCCATGTAGATTTGGCCTTTCATTTTCATCAGGAATCTTAGCTgttatatgtttgtctatgtcaTCTGGTGTTTGTAGCTTGAACTCGTTACTCATGAATAAAAGGATATGTGCATGCGGAAGCCCTCTCTTTTGAAACTCTACAGTGCAAacgtttgaaaattgaaaaagaaaaatgagcaaAGCATTACAACATAAGATTTTAATAAAGCATTGCATAAACACAGACTTACATCTCAAaattttgccaaatttttttcctcttttaggTCATCAATCAAACAATCAAGCTTGATCTTGAAAACTTGACACAATATATCAAGACGATCTTCTGCCTTCAATCCAATGGAAGTCACttctctttttatcttatccCATTCAAGGTTACAGGTCATGGTGATAAAATAGCTAGGATATCCTGCATATCTGCAAATTGCAAATGCATCTTTACAATTATTCATCATATACCTAGGTCCACCGGTAAAAGTACTGGAAAGAATGATTCTTTTGCCAAGCCTTGCAGCATTTACATCTCCGTTTATAAGACTTTCAAGCAGATATTTGTATTTATCAACCCTCAACTGTGGTTGTTTACACCTAAAGAATTTTTACCTCTCTGATTCTCCCATTGTGTAGGCATCTACCAAAAACTGTTGGAATAATCTCTTTGATCTCAGAATTAACGGAGATTCACCCATCCTTTTCTTTAGTCAAAAAGCAAAGAATTGAAGTAAAgtgattgttttatttttctttgtaggCCTAGCGGAGATAGAATCTGATGTTGCAATACCCAAACGAAATCTATCCTCCCCATACGAAAACAATAATGGATATTGCAATGCTAAATAAGATGGATGAAAAACATCAATCCGCTGGAGCTTTCTAGATTGACTCTCTATAATAATATCTCTTTCTTTGCTAAGTTGTTCGATATCGCCAACAATCAATGCAGCCACTTCAAATGCagatggcaagttgtatgtcctgccatctgtagtccttttacTAATCAACTTAAGCTTTATGTTTGTGCAATTTTCCTGTTGGTACCTATCTCTTGCATAGCAAAAATTCTTTGCCAaactattatatttatctaGCATGTTTCTTAATATTGCCACAATTTTCCTATCCCGCTCATTTATAGCTTCAATGGAactgcgaaaaaaaaaattatgttattttctctcacaaataagaaataactaaaaaatttgacTAGTTTCATGAAAATTACCGAAGTGTGCCTATTCGATTATTAATCTTATTTTCTGTGTCATAGATATATAGCTGGGCAAATGTTGGTCGCAAACTATCAGGAGGAAGTAAGCTACCAATGCTATGGTAGTTTTGACCCCTAAGcttaaaaattggaggagcagTTCCATTGTTCACCCCACGGTCAATTTTTTCGGTCATTGatgtaaaacaaaatattgaattaaatgTCCTTATATTTTTTAGGAAATGAATACTTCTTTGATCTCCTCCAGTATGAAGCTGAATGAGCTCATCAGGAGGCACAGAAAGTAGAGAAAACTTGATCTTTCCTTCCATAcaacataatgaaaattttggtTGGGGCAACTGTTTGGATTTAACAAGCCTTTCTCCAGATCACATCCATGCTTTACAGTGTTGACATTGATAAATAGGATTTCCTATATCTCAGACATCTGCCGAATGAACTTTCTTTAGATACTCAGATGTCATACCGATGCAATTTAGTCCATGATGTACACAAAGATGCAAATAAACATACagataaaatttatacataCCGACTAAGGTTTCTGAGGatagtataaaattatcttCCATATCCACATCCAACATTGAATCATCATAACCATTCAAaactataataaataaaaattataaagcaATGCAAACATATATGTTGATGTATTAGTAATAATTCATATCTCTTGCAAACTACAAACTTAAATTCTTGATATAATGAGAAATTACCTTCATCATCAACAAAAGGGTCAATATTTTGACCACTTTGTGTATCACCGCTTGGTGTGTGTGTCTTAACAGTCGATAAATATACATCTTCATAAAGTTGTGCCAAATTAATAGCCACCAAAGCAACAACAGAGGAATATTGTCTTTTTTGCACCTCAATTATAGTAGAACTTCTTTACAAAAAGTtcaattttattcaattaaacGTTAGACACTAtaggaaagaaaagaatataataatgatgatcatcTTTTCTAAATTACTTTTCTGTTAGGCACGATCTGTGGGAATCGCAGTGTGATGAAAGCTGATTTTGCGGAATTGACTTCTGTTAGATTATTGGCGGGTCCTTGTATACTGGAGTATGCTAGAATTGTAATAAATCTATGTTATATAAATGATTTTCGATGAAGTAtactttttgttaaatattgGTGTATGAATTATTTGGCAATCATTAATTATACGTACTATTTGTTAACACGGACAGTGGAGTTCTTGTCAATGAGGAATTCGTCCGTAGAGTTAAAGATTTAGATCTTATCTCTGATGTAGAAGGTCTTACATAATTAGGAGGAGTATTTTCCTGTCCAATTTCATGCGAGGCACAGTGTACACCATACATAGGTAGTTGCTTCCCTATGAATTAGTAATGAGaaatatatagaaaattttCGTCATTAAActgatatataaattaaatttagataaatatGAGTCAATTACAGTGAAAAAAATGTCACCTTTATTTTCACTGAATTGTAAACTGAAAATATTAGATGAGCTACCAGTTTCTTGACACACTATTTTTTGACTTGTAGTAATATGATGCACATTTTTATGTACGTCAAAATTTGTATTATTGTTGTTCTTCAGCACTGTTaagtcaaaaaaaaaatgaaacacaaataataattattcaattaattaatctcGTATTTGATTTTATACAATTTTAGTAGTATACTTTcgaagttaaaatttttttttgtattggtttagctttattgaattattttttaaattattaaactaaatcaaTGAGTATCTATAtcatattattta comes from the Arachis duranensis cultivar V14167 chromosome 7, aradu.V14167.gnm2.J7QH, whole genome shotgun sequence genome and includes:
- the LOC107457998 gene encoding uncharacterized protein LOC107457998, producing MTEKIDRGVNNGTAPPIFKLRGQNYHSIGSLLPPDSLRPTFAQLYIYDTENKINNRIGTLRSIEAINERDRKIVAILRNMLDKYNSLAKNFCYARDRYQQENCTNIKLKLISKRTTDGRTYNLPSAFEVAALIVGDIEQLSKERDIIIESQSRKLQRIDVFHPSYLALQYPLLFSYGEDRFRLGIATSDSISARPTKKNKTITLLQFFAF